One window of the Vicinamibacterales bacterium genome contains the following:
- a CDS encoding zinc-ribbon domain-containing protein: MKCRSCGAEIAANALICYKCGAATAEPRITPPASRPRRSRLPWVGLVLLGLALAAVAREVACGSLL, encoded by the coding sequence ATGAAATGTCGCTCGTGCGGAGCGGAAATCGCGGCCAACGCGCTGATCTGCTACAAGTGCGGCGCCGCCACCGCGGAGCCGCGAATCACCCCACCCGCGTCGCGTCCGCGGCGCTCGCGGCTGCCCTGGGTGGGCCTCGTGCTGCTGGGCCTGGCCCTGGCCGCGGTCGCCCGCGAGGTCGCCTGCGGAAGCCTGTTATGA
- the pstA gene encoding phosphate ABC transporter permease PstA: MRKHADLFFQFVSLGALVVALVALAALVFDIVSDGASRLSFQFLTNIASRNAEEAGVYHALMGSIWVILLTAALALPIGVAAALYLEEYGSHSRMAGFIELNISNLAAVPSIIYGLLGLGLFVRLMGMGQSVMAGAATLALLALPVVIMSTREALRTVPSSIREGSYALGATKWQTIWHQVLPMALPGVLTGLILALSRAIGETAPLITIGALTYIPFAPDGIWSKFTVLPIQVFNWVSRPQPEFKANAAAGILVLMVLLLSMNAIAIIVRDRHQRRGRV; encoded by the coding sequence ATGAGGAAGCATGCGGACCTGTTCTTCCAGTTCGTCTCGCTGGGCGCCCTGGTGGTCGCGCTGGTGGCCCTCGCCGCGCTGGTCTTCGACATTGTCTCGGACGGCGCCTCGCGGTTGAGCTTCCAGTTCCTGACCAACATCGCGTCCCGCAACGCCGAAGAGGCGGGCGTCTACCACGCGCTGATGGGCAGCATCTGGGTGATCCTGCTCACCGCCGCCCTGGCGCTGCCGATTGGCGTCGCCGCGGCCCTCTACCTCGAGGAGTACGGCTCGCACAGCCGGATGGCGGGCTTCATCGAGCTCAACATCTCCAACCTCGCGGCCGTGCCCTCGATCATCTACGGCCTGCTCGGCCTCGGCCTCTTCGTCCGGCTGATGGGGATGGGGCAAAGCGTGATGGCCGGCGCGGCGACCCTGGCGCTGCTGGCGCTGCCGGTGGTGATCATGTCCACCCGCGAGGCCCTGCGCACGGTACCCAGCTCGATTCGCGAAGGCTCGTATGCCCTCGGCGCCACCAAGTGGCAGACCATCTGGCACCAGGTGCTGCCCATGGCCCTGCCGGGCGTGCTGACCGGGCTCATCCTGGCCTTGTCGCGCGCCATCGGCGAGACGGCGCCGCTCATCACGATCGGCGCACTCACCTACATCCCGTTTGCGCCTGACGGCATCTGGTCGAAGTTCACGGTGCTGCCCATCCAGGTCTTCAACTGGGTGTCGCGGCCACAACCCGAATTCAAGGCGAACGCCGCCGCTGGTATCCTTGTGCTGATGGTGCTGCTCCTGTCGATGAACGCGATTGCCATTATCGTCCGCGATCGGCACCAGCGCCGGGGGCGCGTATGA
- the phoU gene encoding phosphate signaling complex protein PhoU, translating into MERVFRHFQDDLDALKQRLLAMGGLAEERVRESVRGLMDRDGDALDAVLGGDQPINDLHIEVDDRCFKLLALHQPMAADLRVIVAAVKINTDLERVGDLAVNIAEAGKRYLRHAPVKPLIDIPRMGELAQEMLRDSLDAFVRRDMALAEAVLRKDDTLDSLKTQIFRELLTHMLQAPGTIEPALDLILISRHLERIGDHATNVAEDVIFILSAKDVRHPMSGVVKTE; encoded by the coding sequence ATGGAACGCGTGTTTCGGCACTTCCAGGACGACCTCGACGCCCTCAAGCAGCGGCTGCTGGCCATGGGCGGCCTCGCCGAGGAGCGGGTGCGCGAGTCGGTGCGCGGGCTGATGGACCGCGACGGCGACGCGCTCGACGCCGTGCTCGGCGGCGACCAGCCGATCAACGACCTCCACATCGAAGTGGACGACCGCTGCTTCAAGCTCCTGGCGCTGCACCAGCCGATGGCCGCCGACCTCCGCGTGATCGTGGCCGCCGTCAAGATCAACACCGACCTGGAGCGGGTCGGCGACCTGGCCGTGAACATCGCCGAGGCCGGCAAGCGCTACCTGCGCCACGCGCCGGTCAAGCCGCTCATCGATATCCCGCGCATGGGCGAACTGGCGCAGGAGATGCTGCGCGACTCGCTGGACGCCTTCGTCCGCCGCGACATGGCCCTCGCCGAGGCCGTCCTGCGGAAAGACGACACCCTGGACTCCCTCAAGACCCAGATCTTCCGCGAGCTGCTCACCCACATGCTGCAGGCCCCGGGCACCATCGAGCCGGCCCTGGACCTGATCCTGATTTCCCGCCACCTGGAGCGCATTGGCGACCATGCCACCAACGTGGCCGAGGACGTCATCTTCATCCTCTCGGCCAAGGACGTCCGCCACCCGATGTCCGGGGTCGTCAAGACCGAATAA
- a CDS encoding M28 family peptidase — protein sequence MIQRLTLAIGALVVLAVSGAHGQGAVAFDSSKAWEHLRQQVAIGPRPSGSAGNLKNREYITRTLAAIGIKAVEQAWTATTPIGPIKMVNLIATIPGQRAERIVLASHFDTKLFREFRFVGASDGASSTAALLELARVLKARPQLPFTIELLFLDGEEATGEWRDPDNTYGSRHYVEVARKTGTLKSLRAMILLDMIGDRQLNIRRETNSTPWLTDIVWGVARRLGHQASFISEAMAVEDDHLHFLKAGVPSLDLIDLDYPAWHTAQDTLDAVSARSLQIVGEVVVAALPEIEQRLLKGV from the coding sequence GTGATCCAAAGACTGACTCTTGCCATTGGCGCCCTGGTGGTGCTCGCCGTGTCCGGCGCGCACGGTCAGGGCGCCGTTGCGTTTGACAGCTCCAAAGCCTGGGAACACCTGCGCCAGCAGGTGGCGATCGGGCCGCGGCCTTCCGGCTCGGCCGGCAACCTCAAGAACCGCGAATACATCACCAGGACGCTCGCCGCCATCGGCATCAAGGCCGTCGAGCAGGCGTGGACCGCGACCACGCCGATTGGCCCGATCAAGATGGTCAACCTGATCGCGACCATTCCCGGCCAGCGCGCCGAGCGCATCGTGCTGGCCAGCCACTTCGACACCAAGCTGTTCAGGGAATTCCGGTTCGTGGGCGCCAGCGACGGCGCCTCCAGCACCGCGGCCCTGCTCGAGCTCGCGCGCGTGCTCAAGGCCCGGCCGCAGCTCCCCTTCACCATCGAACTGCTGTTCCTCGACGGCGAGGAGGCCACCGGCGAGTGGCGTGACCCCGACAACACCTACGGCAGCCGCCACTACGTGGAGGTGGCGCGCAAGACCGGCACGCTGAAGTCGCTGCGGGCGATGATCCTGCTCGACATGATCGGCGACCGCCAGTTGAACATCCGCCGCGAGACCAACTCGACGCCGTGGCTGACCGACATCGTGTGGGGGGTGGCGCGGCGGCTCGGCCACCAGGCCAGCTTCATCAGCGAGGCCATGGCGGTCGAAGACGACCACCTGCACTTCCTGAAGGCCGGCGTGCCGTCGCTCGACCTCATCGATCTCGATTACCCGGCGTGGCACACCGCGCAAGACACGCTCGACGCGGTGTCCGCCCGCAGCCTGCAAATTGTCGGTGAGGTGGTGGTCGCGGCGCTGCCCGAGATCGAACAGCGTTTGCTCAAAGGGGTCTGA
- the pstB gene encoding phosphate ABC transporter ATP-binding protein PstB, with amino-acid sequence MANSTVPASLASVASRPGQTAASLEAPVKIDVEGLNFYYGPKRALDGITIQIRANLVTAFIGPSGCGKSTFLRTLNRMNDIIPATRVEGRVQIDGESIYDAGVDVVLLRRRVGMVFQKSNPFPKSIFENVAYGLHINGLVKSKAEMSDRVEESLRQAAIWDEVKDRLHESALALSGGQQQRLCIARALAIRPEILLMDEPASALDPIATQRIEELIYELKKKYTIVIVTHNMQQAARVSDFTAFFWLGRLVEFDRTDRIFTAPAEKLTEDYVTGRCG; translated from the coding sequence GTGGCCAACAGCACCGTGCCCGCCAGCCTGGCCAGCGTCGCCAGCCGGCCCGGGCAAACCGCCGCCTCGCTCGAAGCGCCGGTGAAGATCGACGTCGAGGGCCTGAACTTCTACTACGGGCCGAAGCGGGCGCTCGACGGCATCACCATCCAGATCCGCGCCAACCTGGTGACGGCGTTCATCGGGCCGTCGGGCTGCGGCAAGAGCACCTTCCTCCGCACGCTCAACCGGATGAACGACATCATCCCGGCCACCCGCGTCGAGGGCCGCGTCCAGATCGACGGCGAATCCATCTACGACGCGGGGGTTGACGTCGTCCTGTTGCGGCGCCGGGTCGGCATGGTGTTCCAGAAGTCCAACCCGTTTCCGAAGTCGATCTTCGAGAACGTCGCCTACGGGCTGCACATCAACGGCCTGGTGAAGTCCAAGGCCGAGATGTCGGATCGCGTCGAAGAAAGCCTGCGCCAGGCGGCGATCTGGGATGAGGTCAAGGACCGGTTGCACGAATCGGCGCTCGCCCTGTCGGGCGGCCAGCAGCAGCGGCTGTGCATTGCCCGCGCCCTGGCCATCCGCCCGGAGATCCTGCTGATGGACGAACCGGCGTCGGCCCTCGACCCGATCGCCACCCAGCGCATCGAGGAGCTGATCTACGAGCTCAAGAAAAAGTACACGATCGTCATCGTCACGCATAACATGCAGCAGGCGGCGCGGGTGTCGGACTTCACCGCGTTCTTCTGGCTCGGGCGGCTCGTCGAGTTCGACCGGACCGATCGGATCTTCACGGCGCCGGCGGAGAAACTGACCGAAGACTACGTCACAGGCAGGTGCGGCTGA
- a CDS encoding rhomboid family intramembrane serine protease, translating into MIPLRDVIPSRTTPGVTIGLIVVNLVIFLFQSALPERTAAAFVGTFALVPAHFSFVDAFTSMFVHAGVAHLAGNLLFLWIFGDNVEDRLGHGRYAVFYLFCGFVAALAQTLLYPDSNVPMIGASGAIAGVMGAYLVLYPHSRVLMLFPFPPILFELPAGFFLGFWFLVQFLSGLGSLTIVQANQVSGGVAFWAHVAGFACGLALVRPMRRRERMDVDWWDTHTL; encoded by the coding sequence ATGATTCCGCTTCGCGACGTCATTCCGTCCCGCACCACGCCCGGCGTCACGATCGGATTGATCGTCGTCAACCTCGTCATCTTCCTGTTCCAGTCGGCGCTGCCGGAACGGACCGCCGCGGCCTTCGTCGGCACGTTCGCGCTGGTGCCGGCGCACTTCTCGTTCGTCGACGCGTTCACGTCGATGTTCGTGCATGCCGGCGTCGCCCACCTCGCGGGCAACCTGCTGTTCCTGTGGATTTTCGGCGACAACGTCGAAGACCGGCTGGGGCACGGCCGCTACGCCGTGTTCTATTTGTTCTGCGGGTTCGTGGCGGCGCTCGCGCAAACCCTGCTCTACCCGGACTCGAACGTGCCGATGATTGGCGCCAGCGGCGCGATTGCCGGCGTGATGGGCGCGTATCTCGTGCTCTATCCGCACTCGCGCGTGCTGATGCTCTTCCCGTTCCCGCCGATCCTGTTCGAACTGCCGGCCGGTTTCTTTCTCGGATTCTGGTTCCTGGTGCAGTTCCTGAGCGGCCTCGGCTCGCTGACCATCGTCCAGGCGAACCAAGTCTCAGGCGGGGTGGCGTTCTGGGCCCACGTGGCGGGCTTCGCCTGCGGCCTCGCGCTGGTGCGCCCCATGCGCCGCCGCGAGCGGATGGACGTCGACTGGTGGGATACTCACACGCTCTGA
- a CDS encoding SpoIIE family protein phosphatase, which produces MANARLEVNDGLGQRIVAITKAQLLIGRRTESDLRLVGSDVSREHAEIVEVDGTWVLRDKGSRYGTFVNGESVTEHTLAHGDKVQFGRASGADVVFLTGDAPAHTDRSHASAVNDLRQLAALLEGLRALGSGRVLDEVLALVLDAAIDVAGAERGFIMLAATGQPLEMKLARAKGRITLPATGFNTSRKIPEEVFATGELKIVADLLDGDLANVHMGTVALGIRHVACIPLRMVRYLDRADMASETKNIGVLYLDSREKGSLLAPHTRTALDTLATEAGVAIENARLYRETLEKARIEHELKIAAEIQRALLPEGTHSGSFFEAAGTSLQARSIGGDFFDLIDTPDGMFGFLVGDVAGKGPAAALLTSKIMGIFSAFASIGDDPAQTVDGINKVLTRRQIDARYATLLYGQLAPTGKLVFCNGGHNPPFVYGVDGLKRIEAGGMPVGLFDMAQYSADTIDLKPGDTMVLYSDGVTEAHNVAGEEFGEQRMAEVLERHHQEPATVVLEKLMEAVGVFALGAEQYDDVTAVIVKYTGA; this is translated from the coding sequence ATGGCAAATGCGCGGCTCGAAGTAAACGACGGCCTCGGCCAACGGATCGTCGCGATCACGAAGGCCCAGTTGCTGATCGGCCGGCGTACGGAAAGCGACCTCCGCCTGGTGGGCAGCGACGTCTCCCGCGAACACGCGGAGATCGTCGAAGTGGACGGCACGTGGGTGCTGCGCGACAAGGGCTCGCGCTACGGCACGTTCGTCAACGGCGAGTCGGTCACCGAGCACACCCTTGCGCATGGTGACAAGGTCCAGTTCGGCCGCGCCAGTGGCGCCGACGTCGTATTCCTGACCGGCGACGCGCCCGCGCACACCGACCGCTCGCACGCCAGCGCCGTCAACGACCTGCGGCAACTGGCCGCGCTGCTCGAAGGCCTGCGCGCCCTCGGCTCGGGCCGCGTGCTCGACGAGGTGCTCGCCCTGGTGCTCGATGCCGCCATCGACGTGGCCGGCGCCGAACGCGGTTTCATCATGCTGGCGGCCACCGGCCAGCCGCTCGAGATGAAGCTGGCGCGGGCCAAGGGCCGCATCACCCTGCCGGCGACCGGATTCAACACCAGCCGCAAGATTCCCGAAGAGGTGTTCGCCACCGGCGAACTCAAGATCGTCGCCGACCTCCTGGATGGCGACCTCGCCAACGTGCACATGGGCACCGTCGCGCTCGGCATCCGCCACGTCGCCTGCATTCCGCTCCGCATGGTCCGCTACCTGGACCGCGCCGACATGGCCAGCGAGACCAAGAACATCGGCGTGCTCTATCTCGACAGCCGCGAGAAGGGCAGCCTGCTGGCGCCGCACACCCGCACCGCGCTCGACACCCTGGCCACCGAGGCCGGCGTCGCCATTGAGAACGCGCGGCTCTACCGCGAGACCCTCGAGAAAGCCCGCATCGAGCACGAACTGAAGATCGCTGCGGAAATCCAGCGCGCGCTGCTGCCGGAGGGCACGCACTCCGGCTCGTTCTTCGAGGCCGCCGGCACCTCGCTCCAGGCCCGCTCGATTGGCGGCGACTTCTTCGACCTCATCGACACGCCCGACGGCATGTTCGGCTTCCTGGTCGGCGACGTCGCCGGCAAGGGGCCGGCCGCAGCCCTGCTCACCTCCAAGATCATGGGGATTTTCTCCGCGTTCGCATCGATTGGCGACGACCCGGCGCAGACCGTGGACGGCATCAACAAGGTGCTGACCCGCCGCCAGATCGACGCGCGGTACGCGACGCTGCTCTACGGCCAACTCGCCCCGACCGGCAAGCTGGTGTTCTGTAACGGTGGCCACAATCCGCCGTTCGTCTACGGCGTCGATGGCCTGAAGCGGATCGAGGCCGGCGGCATGCCGGTCGGCCTGTTCGATATGGCCCAGTACTCGGCCGACACGATCGACCTGAAGCCCGGCGACACCATGGTCCTTTATAGTGACGGCGTCACCGAGGCGCACAACGTCGCCGGCGAGGAGTTCGGCGAGCAGCGCATGGCCGAGGTGCTCGAGCGCCACCACCAGGAGCCCGCCACGGTCGTCCTCGAGAAGCTGATGGAAGCCGTCGGCGTGTTCGCGCTTGGCGCCGAGCAATACGACGACGTGACGGCGGTCATCGTGAAGTACACCGGCGCGTGA
- a CDS encoding LeuA family protein, with protein MLASLIYDWNKIGAPAVPKRVMLDDETLRDGLQSPSVKTPTIGQKITILHLIDQLGIDTADIGLPGAGPHVAQDVERLAREIVGARLKVRANCAARTTISDIRPIAEITQRTGLPIEVGTFIGSSPIRQYTEGWTLDWLLKSTEEAIKFAVAEGLEVMYVTEDTTRADPETLKKLYVCAIRSGAKRICLADTVGHATPWGASAVVKFAAQVIKDEGADVGIDWHGHRDRDLAIVNSIAALEAGASRVHAAALGIGERVGNTPMDLLLVNLVLMGFLQRDLTPLMPYCAAVSAACGVPIPDNYPVVGRDAFRTATGVHAAAVVKAWRKGDRELMDAVYSAIPASLVGRHQEIEVGPMSGKSNVLFWLEQHGIVASDPVVDRVFAKAKESTTVLTEAEILAEVYR; from the coding sequence ATGTTGGCTTCCCTGATTTACGACTGGAACAAGATCGGCGCGCCGGCGGTGCCCAAGCGCGTGATGCTGGACGACGAGACGCTGCGCGACGGCCTGCAGTCGCCGTCGGTGAAGACGCCGACCATCGGCCAGAAGATCACCATCCTGCACCTGATCGACCAGCTCGGCATCGACACGGCCGACATCGGCCTGCCGGGCGCCGGCCCGCACGTGGCGCAGGACGTCGAGCGCCTGGCGCGCGAGATTGTCGGGGCGCGGCTGAAGGTGCGCGCCAACTGCGCGGCGCGGACGACGATCAGCGACATCCGGCCGATCGCGGAGATCACGCAGCGCACCGGCCTGCCGATCGAGGTCGGCACCTTCATCGGCTCGTCGCCCATCCGCCAGTACACCGAAGGGTGGACGCTCGACTGGCTGCTCAAGAGCACCGAAGAGGCGATCAAGTTCGCCGTGGCCGAAGGCCTCGAGGTGATGTACGTCACCGAAGACACCACGCGCGCGGATCCGGAAACACTGAAGAAACTCTACGTCTGCGCGATTCGGTCCGGCGCCAAGCGCATTTGCCTGGCCGATACCGTGGGACATGCCACGCCGTGGGGCGCCAGCGCCGTGGTCAAGTTTGCCGCGCAGGTGATCAAGGACGAAGGCGCCGACGTCGGCATCGACTGGCACGGCCACCGCGACCGCGACCTGGCGATCGTCAACAGCATTGCCGCGCTCGAGGCCGGCGCCTCACGCGTGCACGCCGCCGCCCTGGGCATTGGCGAGCGCGTCGGCAACACGCCCATGGACCTGCTGCTGGTCAACCTCGTGTTGATGGGTTTCCTGCAGCGCGACCTGACGCCGCTGATGCCTTACTGCGCAGCGGTGTCGGCGGCCTGCGGCGTCCCCATTCCCGACAACTATCCGGTGGTGGGCAGGGACGCGTTCCGCACGGCCACCGGGGTGCACGCCGCGGCCGTGGTCAAGGCGTGGCGCAAGGGCGATCGCGAATTGATGGACGCGGTCTACTCGGCCATCCCCGCCAGCCTGGTCGGCCGGCACCAGGAGATCGAGGTCGGCCCGATGTCAGGGAAGTCGAACGTGTTGTTCTGGCTGGAGCAGCACGGCATCGTGGCCAGCGACCCGGTGGTCGATCGGGTCTTCGCGAAGGCTAAAGAGTCGACGACGGTGCTGACCGAAGCCGAGATCCTCGCTGAAGTGTACCGGTAG
- a CDS encoding citrate synthase, with protein sequence MPETLSITDNRTGKTYEVPITEGAIRATDLKKITTGGEDPGLCTYDPAFMNTAACKSKITYIDGDKGILMYRGYPIEQLAEKSTYLETAYLILFGELPTKGQLDAWTHSITMHTMVHENIKKFMEGFTYDAHPMGVFISTVGAMSTFYPDGKQIFNAESRQKQIRRLIAKTPTIAAYAYRHSIGRPYVYPDNDLSFTGNFLNMLFKMTEVKYAPDPALERALDVLFILHADHEQNCSTSAMRAIGSSNVDPFSALAGAAAALYGPLHGGANEAVLRMLKEIGSVDHIPAFIKKVKAGEGRLMGFGHRVYKSYDPRAKIIKRTAYEVFEVTGKNPLLEIALELERIALEDEYFVSRKLYPNVDFYSGLIYQAMGFPVEMFAVLFAIARTVGWVAQWEEMLLDPETKIARPKQLYEGATTREYIPMSNR encoded by the coding sequence ATGCCTGAGACGCTCTCCATTACCGACAACCGGACCGGGAAGACCTACGAAGTCCCGATCACCGAAGGCGCCATCCGCGCCACCGACCTGAAGAAGATCACGACCGGCGGCGAAGACCCGGGGCTGTGCACCTATGACCCGGCGTTCATGAACACCGCCGCCTGCAAGAGCAAGATCACGTACATCGACGGCGACAAGGGCATCCTGATGTACCGGGGATACCCCATCGAACAGCTCGCCGAGAAGAGCACCTACCTCGAGACGGCATACCTGATCCTGTTCGGCGAGCTCCCCACCAAGGGCCAGCTCGACGCGTGGACGCACTCCATCACCATGCACACGATGGTGCACGAGAACATCAAGAAGTTCATGGAGGGCTTTACCTACGACGCCCATCCGATGGGCGTGTTCATCAGCACCGTCGGCGCGATGTCGACGTTCTACCCGGACGGCAAGCAGATCTTCAACGCCGAGTCGCGACAGAAGCAGATTCGCCGCCTGATCGCGAAGACGCCGACGATTGCCGCCTACGCCTACCGCCACAGCATCGGGCGGCCCTACGTCTACCCCGACAACGACCTCAGCTTCACCGGCAACTTCCTGAACATGCTGTTCAAGATGACCGAGGTGAAGTACGCGCCGGACCCGGCGCTCGAGCGCGCGCTCGACGTGCTGTTCATCCTGCACGCCGATCACGAGCAGAACTGTTCGACCAGCGCCATGCGCGCCATCGGCAGCTCCAACGTCGATCCGTTCTCGGCCCTGGCCGGGGCGGCCGCCGCCCTCTACGGCCCGCTGCACGGCGGCGCCAACGAAGCCGTGCTGCGCATGCTGAAGGAGATCGGCTCGGTCGACCACATCCCCGCCTTCATCAAGAAGGTCAAGGCCGGCGAAGGCCGCCTGATGGGCTTCGGTCACCGCGTCTACAAGTCGTACGACCCCCGCGCCAAGATCATCAAGCGGACGGCGTACGAAGTGTTCGAGGTCACCGGCAAGAACCCGCTGCTCGAGATCGCGCTCGAGCTGGAGCGGATTGCCCTCGAGGACGAGTACTTCGTCAGCCGCAAGCTCTACCCGAATGTCGACTTCTACTCCGGCCTCATCTACCAGGCGATGGGCTTCCCGGTGGAGATGTTCGCGGTGCTGTTCGCGATTGCCCGCACGGTGGGCTGGGTCGCGCAGTGGGAAGAGATGCTGCTCGACCCGGAGACGAAGATCGCGCGCCCCAAGCAGCTCTACGAGGGCGCCACGACGCGGGAGTACATCCCGATGTCGAATCGATGA
- the pstC gene encoding phosphate ABC transporter permease subunit PstC, translating to MSTRTLEWIIERVLFLCAALSVLTTAGIIAVLAFETYEFLRVVPVLDFLTGTEWTPLFSNQKFGVLPLVVGTMLVSAIAMVVAMPMGLLSAIYLSEYSPSGFRRVVKPVLEILAGVPTVVYGYFALTFVTPLLQVVFPTLSGFNALSPGLVMGLMILPLVSSLSEDAMRAVPQGLREGSYALGATRMQTALRVVVPAAFSGITAAFILAVSRAIGETMIVAIAAGQQPRLTGNPFVPIETMTAYIVQVSLGDTPQGTIEYRTIFAVGMLLFVMTFGLNLISTWLRNRFREEYA from the coding sequence ATGTCCACTCGGACGCTCGAATGGATCATCGAGCGGGTGCTGTTTCTCTGCGCCGCGCTCTCGGTGCTCACCACGGCCGGCATCATTGCCGTGTTGGCGTTCGAGACCTATGAGTTCCTGCGGGTGGTGCCGGTCCTCGACTTCCTGACCGGCACCGAGTGGACGCCGCTGTTCTCGAACCAGAAGTTCGGCGTCCTGCCCCTGGTGGTGGGCACCATGCTGGTGTCGGCCATCGCGATGGTGGTGGCCATGCCGATGGGCCTGCTCTCGGCCATCTACTTGAGCGAGTACTCGCCCAGCGGCTTCCGCCGGGTCGTCAAGCCGGTGCTCGAGATCCTGGCCGGCGTGCCCACCGTCGTCTACGGCTACTTCGCGCTCACCTTCGTCACCCCACTCCTGCAGGTGGTCTTCCCCACGCTGTCCGGTTTCAACGCGCTGAGCCCCGGGCTGGTGATGGGGCTGATGATCCTGCCGCTGGTCTCGTCGCTGTCTGAAGACGCGATGCGGGCCGTGCCGCAGGGCCTGCGCGAAGGCTCGTATGCCCTCGGCGCCACGCGGATGCAGACAGCCCTGCGGGTCGTAGTGCCGGCGGCGTTTTCAGGCATCACCGCCGCGTTCATCCTCGCGGTGTCGCGGGCGATCGGCGAGACCATGATCGTGGCGATTGCCGCGGGCCAGCAGCCCCGCCTCACCGGCAATCCGTTCGTGCCCATTGAAACGATGACCGCCTACATCGTGCAGGTGTCGCTCGGCGACACGCCGCAAGGCACCATCGAGTACCGCACCATCTTCGCGGTCGGCATGCTGCTGTTCGTGATGACCTTCGGCCTGAACCTGATCAGCACGTGGCTGCGCAACCGGTTCCGCGAGGAGTACGCATGA